The genomic DNA ATCGTGTCGCCGCTATCCGCATCATGGGCGATGAATGCGTAATTGTCGGCAAGGCAGGGGATGGTCAGAATTTCGAGAGGCATATGAGGTATCCGGGTCTATTGGCGGTTTTACCGCGATTGGGTTCGCGTTAACATCAGAGTGACGGAACAGGGACCGGTCTGCAATGCATCTCGACGTGCAGGAACTTCGTAATTTCTATTACCGCAGCGCATTGGGACGCGCGGCACAGAAAACCGTGCGCGAGCAACTGTTGGAATTCTGGCCTGAGGCCAAGGGTCAGACGGTCGTGGGGTTTGGCTTTGCCGTGCCGTTTCTGCGGCCCTATCTGGCAGATGCCCGGCGCGTGATCGCGCTGATGCCCGCACCGCAGGGCGTAATCGGCTGGCCTCAGGGTATGCCGAATGTCAGCGTGCTGTGCGACGAAACGCATTGGCCACTGGAAACCGGACATGTGGACAAGCTGCTGGTGATTCACGCGCTGGAGGCCAGTGACCGGCCATCGGAACTGCTGGAGGAATGCTGGCGCGTGCTGGGGCCGGGCGGATCGGCGATGTTTGTGGTGCCCAACCGTGCGGGCCTGTGGTCTCGCAGTGACGTCACGCCGTTTGGGTCTGGTCGCCCCTATTCGCAGACCCAGCTGGAGGCACAGCTGAAAGGGCACAATTTTCTTCCCGAGCGACATATCACGACGCTCTATCAGCCGCCCAGTGCGCGCCGGTTCTGGCGCAAGACCGCCGGCATGTGGGAACGGATGGGCGGCTCGCTATCTATTATTGCAGCGGGCGGAGTATTGATGGTGGAGGCCACCAAGCGGGTACAGGCCCCCAGTGGGCGGCGACTAAAGGCAACCGTGCGCAAGCCGCTGGAAGTGCTGAAACCCGCAGCCAAGCCGGAGGTGAAACCGGTATAGCCGGGCCATCTGGTTCAGGGTGG from Roseovarius pelagicus includes the following:
- a CDS encoding class I SAM-dependent methyltransferase, with product MHLDVQELRNFYYRSALGRAAQKTVREQLLEFWPEAKGQTVVGFGFAVPFLRPYLADARRVIALMPAPQGVIGWPQGMPNVSVLCDETHWPLETGHVDKLLVIHALEASDRPSELLEECWRVLGPGGSAMFVVPNRAGLWSRSDVTPFGSGRPYSQTQLEAQLKGHNFLPERHITTLYQPPSARRFWRKTAGMWERMGGSLSIIAAGGVLMVEATKRVQAPSGRRLKATVRKPLEVLKPAAKPEVKPV